The window CGTCGTATCGGTGGACTACCTCCACCAGAGACGGCGGCTTCCGAGCGGGGTGCATTTTCAAGGCGTGCTTACCGAAAGGAACGCGGCCAGGAGCTCGACGCTCGGGCAGGAGCCGGATTACATACTCTTCCTGCCCACGGGCTACGTAGAGCCCGCGGCCATACATCTCGAATCGGAAAACGGGGACAATTTCACAATCCAGACAAAGCCCTACACAGGCGGCACAAGGGTGTACGACGAATACGTGAACGTCCTCGACGGAGGGCAGTATGTCCCGTCCTACAGGTAAAACAGTCGCGCGCGGCGGGCGTGGGAGCCGCGGCTTCACGCTTCTCGAAGTCATTATAGCCGTGGCGATAATAGGCTCGTCGCTCGCCATACTTCTCGGTGCGGTAAACAAGAACCTCCTGATGGCTTCCCAGTCGAAGAACATCACGATAGCCTCGTTTCTCGCACAGAAAAAGCTCGGCGAAATAGAGCTCATAGGGCTTCCCGACATAGGCAACCAGCAAGGGGTCTTCGAAGAGGCGCCGGATTTCAGCTGGTACCTGTCCGTACAGCCCTACAACATCGAGCAGCTCGGGGCCGACATAAGAATAGTGATACTCACCATAACCTGGGACGAAGGGAACAAGGAGTTTACGGTTGGAACGGCAATGTCGGACTACAAATAAGGGTTTTACCCTTATGGAAGTCCTCCTGGCCATATTCATAGGGTCGATAGTGCTTACGGCGCTCTACGCCTCTTTCTTCCAGATAATAAAGGCGAAGGAGAGGATAGAAGAGGAGCTCGACCTCTACCACGAAGCGAGAGTGGTAATGGCCAAGGTAACGAAGGACCTGGCCATGGCCTATCCGCGGGGGCTCGTGAACTCCGAAAGTACGAATATAACGCTGCCATATTTTTACGGCGTCCAGGACGGGAATTTCAGCAGGCTTATCTTCACTGCCCTTTCGAGAAGCCCCGCTTACGGCACGAGGGAATCCGACCAGACCGAGATAAGCTACTATCTCCTCCCGGTGCCGGACTCGGATCTATTCGCGCTCATGAGGCGCGACAATCCGACTATAGAAAACGAGGAGGGAGGAACGCAGTTCCCCCTGTCCGAGCGCGTGGTCGGTTTCCGTTTGACTTACTTTGCCGGCCCGAACGAGCTCGGGGAGATTCCCGAGCCGACGCTCGAATGGAACTCCAACGAAATGCTGTCGCTGCCGAGGGCGGTGAACGTCGAGGTAGTGATGAGAGACCCCAGGGGCGAGAACGTGGAATTCAGCTCCATGATAACCTTACCGATAGTCGATTGACGGGAACATGCGAAAGGAAAGAACGGCTTTGAAAAACGACGTCGATATAAACCGCGGAAAGAGCGGGGCTATTCCGCCCGGAAGGGACCCTGAAAAAGGCATAGTCCTCGTTATAGTCATAATAGTGATCGCCATACTCATGATACTTGTCACGGACCTCATCTACTTCACGCAGATAGACTCCGAAATCTCCATGAACACGAGGGACGAGGTCAAGGCGCGCTACATCGCCAAGTCCGGCGTCCAGGTCGCCGCCGGGGCTTTCAGCGCAAGGGCCCTCGAAGAGCTCTCCGCGATGATGGGCTCGGTGGGGGGCAGCGCCGGAAACGACGACGGGTTCTGGGCCCTCAGCGTACCCTACTTTCCCGTGGGCCAGGGGAGCGTCTCCATCACGATAACGGACGAGCGCTCGAAGATTAACCTGAACTCCCTCGTAAGCTCCGACTCCAACATAGTGGACCAGCAGGTGCTTGCCGAGCTCAGGGAGCTCTTCAGGCTTCTCGGAGTGGATACCGGCAAGTCCGAAAGGTTCCTTTCGAGCCTCGTTAACTGGCTCGACGTGCCAAGGGAAGGGACCGTAAACGACCAGGACTCCGCCGGGGCGAACGCGGAATTCTACGCCGGGCTCCAGCCCGCATACAGGATAAAGGACGGCCCTCTCGACACCGTCGAGGAAATCCGGATGGTGGACGGTATGGACGACGAGTTTTATAACGCCATAAAGGATTACGTCACCGTCTACCCGCTCGACAAGAAGATTAACTTCAGCACCGCGCCCCGGGTCGTAATGATAGCCGCGCTCAAGGCCGCCACCGTGCCCGCCATCCCGGGCCAGGGATCGCAGCAGGACCCTATCGACGACAGCACCGCGGAGCAGATAATAGACGAAATAATCGAGGCGCGGAAAAACGACCCGATAGTAGACAGCAAGAAGGTAAGAGAGATAGTCCGCGACGTGGACCCGACGTCACAGATAATCGCCGGGCTCGTTGGCCTCGGGCAGGGAACGGGGGAGAGCGAGGTTTTCACCGTGAGGTCCGAGGGTATACTAGGAGAGGCGAGTCCGACGAGGAGAATCATCGAGGCCGTCATAAAGAAAAAACGACAGGGACGGGAATTCGTGGTAGACATAGTCACATGGAAAGAGCTTTAGAAAAACTTCGCAAGATAAGGGCCGAGTTAAAGGCCCGCTACCTCGAAAGGGACGAGGTCATAGACGGCGCGTTCTGCGCCCTTCTCACCGGGAGCCACCTTCTCCTCGTGGGCCCTCCCGGCACGGCCAAGTCGCAGCTGGCGAACGACGTCTGCCGGAGGATCGATGGGGCGCGCTATTTCCAGTGGCTCCTCACAAAGTTCACGACGCCCGAGGAGCTCTTCGGCGCCGTCAGCCTGAAGGGCCTCGAGAACGACGAGTACAGGAGGGTAACGGCCGGCAAGCTCCCCGAGGCGCACATCGCGTTTCTCGACGAGATATTCAAGGCCAGCTCCTCTATCCTGAACACGCTGCTGACCGTAATGAACGAGCGCGTCTTCTATAACGGGACGGAGAAAACGACCATTCCGCTCATAACGCTCTTCGGCGCGAGCAACGAGCTCCCGTCCGAAGAGGACGAGCTCGAAGCCCTTTACGACAGGTTTTTGCTCCGCTACGTCGTCGATTACATAAAAGAGGATTTCAGGTTCCTCAAGATGCTGAACTCCGGGGACGGAGAAACGGGCGGCCTTACGATTACGTCGTCCGAGCTCGAATCCGCCGCCGCCGGGGCGCGCGAGGTCCCGGTCCCGCCCAACATCCTCAAGCTCATATCCCGCATACGTAAAGAGCTCGCGAAAAAGGGCATGGTCCCTTCCGACAGGAGATACAAGCACTCCGTCTCGCTCCTCAAGGCGAGGGCCTTTCTCGAAGGGAGGAATGCGGTATCCGAGGACGACCTCAGGCTCTTCGAAAACGTCCTCTGGAGAGAGCCCGGCGAAAGGGCCGAGATACAATCCGTCATCCACCAGACCCTCCACGGATACAAGGACAGGCTGAGGGAGCTCCTCATTCAGGCAAAGGAGCTCGAGGCCTATTCCAGGCGCGAGTGGGAAAACGAGGAGATGCTCATAAAGGCCAACATCGAGGCCCAGACCAAGCTCAAGCACATAGGCTCACGGCTGGGCGAGCTCGTCGAGGAATACCGCGAGCGCGGAAAGCCCACAGACGAAATCACGCAGGCGAAGGAAGAGATAGAAAGCATCCAGAAAGAGATACTCAACAGGCTCGTCTCCGAAGAAGACGAGATGGCGTGACGGCTCCTCCGCCTCAGGGCCGTCCTCACGGGTCATCCGCCGACTTTAAGAAGCACCTTCCCTGTACTCTTCCTCGATTCCACGTACGCGTGGGCTTCCGGGGCGTTTTCGAGCGGGAACACCTTCCCGACTACCGGCCTTATATCTTTCTCCAGGACGAATTTTTCGAGCGCTGCGTAGACCTCCGTCATGATCCCCGGCTCCCTGTCGAGGAGGTAGCCGAGATGAGACGACATCACTGCTATGGACCTCTCGGCCATCATCCCCACGTCGGCGCGCGGTATATCCCTCCACGTCCTTAACCACGAAAGCGGGTTCTTCCTGTCGAGGTCGAGGCCCGCGAATCCCGCGACGACCACCCTCCCGAACGGGGCCAATACGTCGAGGCTCCGCCTGTACACCTTCCCGCCCACGACTTCGAGCACGGCGTCCACGCCGCCCGTCACGGCGAGGAGCTCCTTGAAAGAGTCCTCCTTCCGGTAGTTAAAGCACTTTACAGCGCCGAGGGATTCGACGAGCGCGCACTTCTCCGCGCTCCCCGCCATGCCGTAAACCTCCGCCCCGGCCGAGGACGCGAGCTTCACCGCCGCCGTCCCCACCCCGCCGGCGGCGGCCGTGACGAGGAGTTTCTCGCCGGGAGACAGCCTCGCCATCCTGAAGAGGCACATCCACGCCGTCATGTAATTCACTAAAAAGGCCGCGCCTTCTTCCATCGAATACCCCGCCGGTACGGGTACTGCGCTCGCCCCGGGCACGGCGATTTTCCCGGCGTAGCAGCCGTGCTTCGCGCCCGCCATAACCCTCTCCCCGATGCGCGAAGCCGGTGCCCCTTCCCCCACCGCCTCTACGACGCCCGAGCATTCCATTCCGAGTATGTAAGGGCGTTTCGGGGCCCAGCCGTAAAGCCCCTTCCGCGACAGTATCTCGGCGTAGTTTACGCCGGCGAACGAAACGGAGACGAGTACTTCCCCCCTTCCGGGCCGGGGCTCGTTTAGCTCCGTAACGGAAAGCACCTCCGGCCCTCCGGTCTTTCTCAGTACGACGGCTCTCATAATTTCCTCCGAAAAAGAGCGAACGCCGGACATTCGGTGTTTAGGCGTTATAATTACAGATTAAACCATAAAGGCGGTGACGGGATGAAAAAAATATTCGCATTATCGGCGCTTTTTGCGCTCGCGGCTTCCTGCGGGAGTCCCTACGTGATAGGAGCGCTTCAGGACCAGTCGGCGGGACAGATACCGTGCGGCTCGGACCAGATAGAGATCATAGAGCACAAGATCAACCAGGACGGGAGCGCAGAGTGGACCGCTCTCTGTAACGGGTACACGTACGAGTGCAACAGGCTCTCGGGCGATAGCGGCCAGGTCTCCTGCTCCGAGATGGAATCCCAGATGCCTGAATAACGGAACCGTAACCGCCCCGCTTGTGTGCCGTTTTATGCAGAGTGGATTCAGAGGACGTCCGAGTGGAGATTCCTCCTCTCCTTGCTGATCTCCTTTATCTTCTCGCCTGTCTTCCAGTTCCGCTCGTCTTCTTCCGTGACGACCTTGAGCTTCGGGACCGGTATCGGCTTCCCCTCGGCGTCCACGGCGACGAAGACGACGTGCCCCCTGCACGTAAACTCCTTTTCCGGGTTCGCCTTGCTTATCTTGTAAACGTCCACCTTCACTACCATCGACGTGCTCGCGGTATGGATCACCCGGGCCGTTATTTCCATAATGTCGCCGACTTTAATGGGCTGCTTGAAATCGACGGCTTCGATCGACGCCGTCACGGTATCCTCGCCGGCGAACCTCATCGCCGCCATCGCCGCCGTCATGTCCATGAGCTCGAGCACCCTGCCCCCGAATATGGTCCCGTAGTGGTTAGTATGAGTGGGGAAGACGAGCTCCGAGTTCGATACCTCGACGGCCTCTTTTTCGATCTGTCCCTGCATGGAAGCCTCCTTTGGCCCGCGGGCGGGACGCCCGCCGGCTTCGGGATATACTAGACCACGGAGAGGGATTTTCAACCTCCCCGGTTGGCCGTATATTAATACTTCGCACCGGAACGGGTGTACATTTAATCCGACAGACAGACATACGAGGAGGAGGATAATGAATCTCTATTCTTTCAGGAAGGCTATATTACTGTCGGGGTTTACGGCGGCAGCTCTTTTCCTTTTATCATTTACAACGCTCGCGGCCGAGCACGCGAGCACGCGCGACTTCCCCGAGTGCTTCATCGGCACGTTCCTCGTCGAGGAGGGTAACGGGACACAGAGCCTCTGGACGTTCGGCCCCGGTGGAGTGATGTTCATAACCAGCTCGGCCCAGAAAGCGCTCGACTTTACGGACGAGCAGGGCGCATGGAAGAAGACGGGCAGGCGCGAGGCAATCGCGACGACGCTCGACTTTTCGTTCAACGCCGACGGCAGCCTGGCGAATATAGCCAGGGTAAACATCGACGTCACATTCTCCGGGAGGGGCTGCGCCGACATAGGAGGCGCGTTCACGGTCAGCTTCTACGCCCCCGGCGTAGACCCGCTCGATCCCGATTCCGTGCCCGAAAACGTCGTTTCCGACACGTTCACGGGAAGGCGCGTTCAGGCCGGGGAATGACCGGAACGGGCCTCCGCCCTCTATCATAGGGGGATGCCGTACACGATAAAATGCCTGTCGCTCACGAGCTCCGTTTGCAGGTGCGAGAGACCCGACGATTCGAGCTGCGCCCTCACCTCCCCCGCGTCGAACGCGGCCAGGAGCGAGTTATAAAAATCCCTCTGGAGGACTTCGGGCTCGGTCGAAGCATAAAGCTCCGTGAGCCTCCTCGCCTCTCGCTCGCTTTCCGGGCGGTGGAGGTCCATGACGAAGAGGAAAGTCCCCGGCGAGGAGAATCGCTTCGCCGCGTCCCAGAAAACGGCGGGGTCGGGGAGGTGGTGAAGGAGGCTGTTGCTTACTACGAGCCCGTATTCACCCCCGGGCTCGAAATCCCCTATCATGCTCCGGATGAATCTCACTCTGCCCGAAAGCCCGGGCTTTCGTTCGAGA is drawn from Thermodesulfobacteriota bacterium and contains these coding sequences:
- a CDS encoding AAA family ATPase, with protein sequence MERALEKLRKIRAELKARYLERDEVIDGAFCALLTGSHLLLVGPPGTAKSQLANDVCRRIDGARYFQWLLTKFTTPEELFGAVSLKGLENDEYRRVTAGKLPEAHIAFLDEIFKASSSILNTLLTVMNERVFYNGTEKTTIPLITLFGASNELPSEEDELEALYDRFLLRYVVDYIKEDFRFLKMLNSGDGETGGLTITSSELESAAAGAREVPVPPNILKLISRIRKELAKKGMVPSDRRYKHSVSLLKARAFLEGRNAVSEDDLRLFENVLWREPGERAEIQSVIHQTLHGYKDRLRELLIQAKELEAYSRREWENEEMLIKANIEAQTKLKHIGSRLGELVEEYRERGKPTDEITQAKEEIESIQKEILNRLVSEEDEMA
- a CDS encoding acyl-CoA thioesterase, whose protein sequence is MQGQIEKEAVEVSNSELVFPTHTNHYGTIFGGRVLELMDMTAAMAAMRFAGEDTVTASIEAVDFKQPIKVGDIMEITARVIHTASTSMVVKVDVYKISKANPEKEFTCRGHVVFVAVDAEGKPIPVPKLKVVTEEDERNWKTGEKIKEISKERRNLHSDVL
- a CDS encoding class I SAM-dependent methyltransferase; protein product: MKRRPEPELMTGAEQVAAYGNADFEEPHSHFVNLLLECMPEGKDVVRVLDLGCGAGDITFRIAAAFPDAPVDAVDGSAEMLKFASGLLERKPGLSGRVRFIRSMIGDFEPGGEYGLVVSNSLLHHLPDPAVFWDAAKRFSSPGTFLFVMDLHRPESEREARRLTELYASTEPEVLQRDFYNSLLAAFDAGEVRAQLESSGLSHLQTELVSDRHFIVYGIPL
- a CDS encoding type II secretion system protein translates to MSSQKGFTMIELLVVTILVSALVYIAVPRLRSSTDFNIKSASRSLTGTIKYLYNEAAFKKNIYRLVFDVDRDEYWVEVLVDNEYVVSVDYLHQRRRLPSGVHFQGVLTERNAARSSTLGQEPDYILFLPTGYVEPAAIHLESENGDNFTIQTKPYTGGTRVYDEYVNVLDGGQYVPSYR
- a CDS encoding NADPH:quinone oxidoreductase family protein; translation: MRAVVLRKTGGPEVLSVTELNEPRPGRGEVLVSVSFAGVNYAEILSRKGLYGWAPKRPYILGMECSGVVEAVGEGAPASRIGERVMAGAKHGCYAGKIAVPGASAVPVPAGYSMEEGAAFLVNYMTAWMCLFRMARLSPGEKLLVTAAAGGVGTAAVKLASSAGAEVYGMAGSAEKCALVESLGAVKCFNYRKEDSFKELLAVTGGVDAVLEVVGGKVYRRSLDVLAPFGRVVVAGFAGLDLDRKNPLSWLRTWRDIPRADVGMMAERSIAVMSSHLGYLLDREPGIMTEVYAALEKFVLEKDIRPVVGKVFPLENAPEAHAYVESRKSTGKVLLKVGG
- a CDS encoding prepilin-type N-terminal cleavage/methylation domain-containing protein; amino-acid sequence: MERQCRTTNKGFTLMEVLLAIFIGSIVLTALYASFFQIIKAKERIEEELDLYHEARVVMAKVTKDLAMAYPRGLVNSESTNITLPYFYGVQDGNFSRLIFTALSRSPAYGTRESDQTEISYYLLPVPDSDLFALMRRDNPTIENEEGGTQFPLSERVVGFRLTYFAGPNELGEIPEPTLEWNSNEMLSLPRAVNVEVVMRDPRGENVEFSSMITLPIVD
- a CDS encoding prepilin-type N-terminal cleavage/methylation domain-containing protein, with product MSRPTGKTVARGGRGSRGFTLLEVIIAVAIIGSSLAILLGAVNKNLLMASQSKNITIASFLAQKKLGEIELIGLPDIGNQQGVFEEAPDFSWYLSVQPYNIEQLGADIRIVILTITWDEGNKEFTVGTAMSDYK
- a CDS encoding general secretion pathway protein GspK, which encodes MRKERTALKNDVDINRGKSGAIPPGRDPEKGIVLVIVIIVIAILMILVTDLIYFTQIDSEISMNTRDEVKARYIAKSGVQVAAGAFSARALEELSAMMGSVGGSAGNDDGFWALSVPYFPVGQGSVSITITDERSKINLNSLVSSDSNIVDQQVLAELRELFRLLGVDTGKSERFLSSLVNWLDVPREGTVNDQDSAGANAEFYAGLQPAYRIKDGPLDTVEEIRMVDGMDDEFYNAIKDYVTVYPLDKKINFSTAPRVVMIAALKAATVPAIPGQGSQQDPIDDSTAEQIIDEIIEARKNDPIVDSKKVREIVRDVDPTSQIIAGLVGLGQGTGESEVFTVRSEGILGEASPTRRIIEAVIKKKRQGREFVVDIVTWKEL